One part of the Gossypium raimondii isolate GPD5lz chromosome 1, ASM2569854v1, whole genome shotgun sequence genome encodes these proteins:
- the LOC105786178 gene encoding probable L-type lectin-domain containing receptor kinase S.5, translating into MATLPIVELLLLAIIIVVSCIKVQCFDFKFSDFQEENRKDLLLSKNSTIFRDAIQITPDLNGDIKNTPGRAFYGKKFKLWSKTKGKIASFNTTFVINISNKDSPEVGEGLAFVLSADSNVPQESFGQWLGIVNATTNGTSRARIVGVEFDTRKSYEEEPDGNHVGLDINSCYSIEQQSLSGYGVNLSMGVDVRAVVQYDGKNMTVFVSNGSETQSSNPVLSVPVDLSSFLPETVHVGFSASTGNFTELNCVRAWEFHGDDVGDDSNLLWVWIVIPILLLGLILGLGIYWRRRSKKDDLERGYANIEAHIKSSTAPRRFKLRELKRATGNFNHKNKLGKGGFGTVYKGVWKEKEIAVKRVSKKSHQGNQEFIAEVTTIGNLNHKNLVKLIGWCYENRELLLVYEYMPNGSLDKFIFYDEKTGKGESNQPNLSWETRLIIIQGVAEALDYLHNGCEKRVLHRDVKCSNIMLDSEFNAKLGDFGLARTIQQREKTHHSTIEIAGTPGYMAPETFLISRATVETDVYSYGVLLLEVVCGRKLGNQSELSNYNNSIVNWLWEYYSKGRITDAADSHLDRDFAEKEVESALILGLACCHPNPHFRPSMKTVSTVLAGEMDPPQVPLERPSFVWPAVPPVFTQSDYSLTGSQSQFSTFSEVDGR; encoded by the coding sequence ATGGCAACTTTGCCGATAGTCGAGCTGTTGCTTTTAGCAATCATAATCGTAGTTTCTTGCATTAAAGTGCAGTGTTTTGATTTCAAGTTTTCAGATTTCCAAGAAGAGAACAGAAAAGATTTGTTGCTGAGTAAGAATTCAACTATTTTCAGAGATGCCATCCAAATCACACCTGATCTTAATGGTGATATTAAAAACACACCAGGCAGGGCATTCTATGGGAAGAAATTCAAGCTGTGGAGCAAAACGAAAGGAAAAATAGCATCTTTCAACACAACTTTCGTTATTAATATCAGTAACAAAGATTCACCAGAAGTTGGGGAAGGTTTAGCCTTTGTGCTAAGTGCGGATTCTAATGTTCCACAGGAGAGCTTCGGCCAATGGCTCGGCATAGTCAATGCAACCACCAATGGAACCTCTCGAGCTAGGATCGTCGGCGTGGAGTTCGACACTAGGAAGAGTTATGAAGAAGAACCTGACGGTAACCATGTTGGCTTGGATATTAATAGCTGTTATTCAATTGAACAGCAATCATTGAGTGGCTATGGGGTTAACCTTTCCATGGGGGTCGATGTACGGGCTGTTGTTCAATACGATGGCAAAAACATGACTGTTTTCGTTTCTAATGGAAGCGAGACCCAAAGTAGTAATCCAGTATTATCAGTGCCAGTGGATCTCTCCTCGTTTCTTCCTGAAACTGTTCATGTGGGATTCTCAGCTTCAACTGGAAACTTCACAGAGTTGAACTGTGTAAGAGCTTGGGAATTCCATGGTGATGATGTTGGGGATGATTCAAATCTATTGTGGGTTTGGATTGTTATCCCAATTCTACTTCTGGGTTTGATTTTGGGGCTTGGGATTTATTGGAGGAGGAGATCCAAAAAGGATGATTTGGAAAGAGGGTATGCAAATATAGAAGCTCATATTAAGAGCTCTACTGCTCCAAGAAGGTTTAAACTAAGAGAATTGAAAAGAGCAACAGGCAATTTTAATCACAAAAACAAGCTTGGGAAAGGTGGATTTGGGACAGTTTACAAAGGGgtttggaaagaaaaagaaatagctGTGAAAAGGGTGTCCAAGAAATCACATCAAGGTAACCAAGAATTCATAGCTGAGGTTACCACAATTGGTAACTTAAACCACAAGAATCTTGTGAAGCTAATTGGATGGTGCTATGAGAACCGAGAACTCCTTCTTGTGTATGAATACATGCCGAATGGAAGCCTTGATAAGTTCATATTCTATGATGAGAAAACAGGGAAAGGtgaatcaaatcaaccaaaTCTCAGTTGGGAAACTAGGCTCATCATTATACAAGGGGTGGCTGAGGCACTTGATTATCTTCACAATGGGTGTGAGAAAAGGGTGCTTCATCGGGACGTAAAATGTAGCAACATAATGTTGGATTCGGAGTTCAATGCTAAATTGGGAGATTTCGGATTGGCAAGAACAATTCAACAAAGAGAAAAAACGCACCATTCAACGATAGAGATCGCAGGCACTCCTGGTTATATGGCACCGGAAACGTTTCTTATAAGCAGAGCGACGGTTGAAACCGATGTTTATTCGTATGGTGTGCTTCTCCTTGAAGTTGTATGTGGAAGAAAGCTTGGTAATCAGAGTGAGTTGAGTAATTATAACAACAGCATTGTGAATTGGCTATGGGAATATTATAGCAAAGGAAGGATTACAGATGCTGCGGATTCGCATTTAGATCGAGACTTTGCGGAAAAAGAAGTGGAATCCGCACTTATATTGGGTTTAGCCTGTTGCCATCCGAACCCACATTTCAGGCCATCAATGAAGACTGTTTCGACGGTTCTTGCAGGGGAAATGGATCCACCACAGGTGCCACTAGAAAGGCCTTCATTTGTGTGGCCTGCAGTGCCCCCTGTTTTCACTCAGTCAGATTATTCTCTCACCGGATCCCAATCCCAATTCAGTACATTTTCTGAGGTCGATGGAAGATGA
- the LOC105786179 gene encoding metal tolerance protein C2 isoform X1, translating to MEKNKSFKYYSQEPESPHPWNAEFGISNASDRRYAFSRQPSFKQSMRDPQMPSFSNGSSKPFLSRNVSSIDIPPGFYSFDHSKEGNLDAKGSADKFSVFDSVFWVFRVMRTGNRQMKRLLIMISLNVAYSTAELAIGVFTGRIGLVSDAFHLTFGCGLLTFSLFAMAASRRKSDSVYTYGYQRLEVLSAFTNALFLLFLSFSLAVEALHAFIQDESEHKHYLIVSAVTNLLVNLMGVWFFRNYARVNLVYRKPEDMNYHSVCLHVLADSVRSAGLILASWFLSLGVNNAEVLCLGLVSVAVFMLVMPLFKASGGVLLQMAPPNISSSALAKCWWQIKSHEDVIEVSQARFWELVPGHVVGSLSLQVKKEMDDRRILEYVHNLYHELGIHDLTVQTDYA from the exons atggagaaaaacaaATCTTTCAAATACTACTCTCAGGAGCCCGAATCACCTCATCCATGGAATGCCGAATTCGGAATCAGCAACGCAAGCGATCGGCGTTACGCGTTTTCGCGGCAACCATCGTTTAAACAGTCGATGAGAGATCCTCAAATGCCCAGCTTTTCCAATGGTTCCTCCAAGCCTTTCTTATCTAGGAATGTTTCAAGCATCGATATACCCCCAGGGTTTTACTCTTTTGATCATTCAAAGGAAGGAAATTTGGATGCCAAAGGATCGGCTGATAAATTCTCGGTTTTCGATTCGGTTTTCTGGGTTTTTCGGGTTATGAGAACTGGTAATCGCCAAATGAAGAGGTTGCTGATTATGATTTCACTTAATGTGGCGTATTCTACGGCTGAGTTGGCGATTGGGGTCTTTACGGGTCGTATCG GTCTGGTATCTGATGCCTTTCATTTAACATTTGGCTGTGGTCTCTTGACGTTTTCATTATTTGCAATGGCTGCTTCTCGGAGAAAGTCTGATAGTGTTTATACTTATGG GTACCAAAGACTTGAAGTATTGTCTGCTTTCACCAATGCT CTATTTCTATTGTTCTTGTCATTCTCCTTAGCTGTGGAAGCACTTCACGCTTTTATCCAAGATGAATCAGAGCACAA ACATTATTTGATTGTTTCGGCTGTGACAAATCTGTTGGTGAATCTTATGGGTGTTTGGTTCTTTAGAAATTATGCTCGAGTCAATCTTG TATACAGGAAACCTGAAGATATGAATTACCACTCAGTTTGCCTGCATGTTCTTGCAGATTCCGTTCGCAG tgCAGGTTTGATATTGGCATCCTGGTTTCTCTCTCTTGG CGTTAATAATGCAGAAGTTCTGTGCTTGGGACTAGTTTCGGTGGCAGTCTTTATGCTTGTCATGCCTCTATTTAAAGCTAGTGGCGGTGTCTTGCTTCAGATGGCACCACCCAATATTTCATCTTCAGCCTTGGCCAAATGCTGGTGGCAG ATTAAGTCTCATGAAGATGTTATAGAAGTTTCTCAAGCTCGGTTTTGGGAACTAGTGCCTGGTCATGTTGTTGGATCCCTTTCACTTCAG GTGAAGAAAGAGATGGATGATCGGCGGATACTAGAGTATGTGCATAATTTGTACCATGAATTGGGAATACATGATTTGACAGTGCAAACTGATTATGCATGA
- the LOC105786179 gene encoding metal tolerance protein C2 isoform X2, which translates to MEKNKSFKYYSQEPESPHPWNAEFGISNASDRRYAFSRQPSFKQSMRDPQMPSFSNGSSKPFLSRNVSSIDIPPGFYSFDHSKEGNLDAKGSADKFSVFDSVFWVFRVMRTGNRQMKRLLIMISLNVAYSTAELAIGVFTGRIGLVSDAFHLTFGCGLLTFSLFAMAASRRKSDSVYTYGYQRLEVLSAFTNALFLLFLSFSLAVEALHAFIQDESEHKHYLIVSAVTNLLVNLMGVWFFRNYARVNLVYRKPEDMNYHSVCLHVLADSVRRFDIGILVSLSWR; encoded by the exons atggagaaaaacaaATCTTTCAAATACTACTCTCAGGAGCCCGAATCACCTCATCCATGGAATGCCGAATTCGGAATCAGCAACGCAAGCGATCGGCGTTACGCGTTTTCGCGGCAACCATCGTTTAAACAGTCGATGAGAGATCCTCAAATGCCCAGCTTTTCCAATGGTTCCTCCAAGCCTTTCTTATCTAGGAATGTTTCAAGCATCGATATACCCCCAGGGTTTTACTCTTTTGATCATTCAAAGGAAGGAAATTTGGATGCCAAAGGATCGGCTGATAAATTCTCGGTTTTCGATTCGGTTTTCTGGGTTTTTCGGGTTATGAGAACTGGTAATCGCCAAATGAAGAGGTTGCTGATTATGATTTCACTTAATGTGGCGTATTCTACGGCTGAGTTGGCGATTGGGGTCTTTACGGGTCGTATCG GTCTGGTATCTGATGCCTTTCATTTAACATTTGGCTGTGGTCTCTTGACGTTTTCATTATTTGCAATGGCTGCTTCTCGGAGAAAGTCTGATAGTGTTTATACTTATGG GTACCAAAGACTTGAAGTATTGTCTGCTTTCACCAATGCT CTATTTCTATTGTTCTTGTCATTCTCCTTAGCTGTGGAAGCACTTCACGCTTTTATCCAAGATGAATCAGAGCACAA ACATTATTTGATTGTTTCGGCTGTGACAAATCTGTTGGTGAATCTTATGGGTGTTTGGTTCTTTAGAAATTATGCTCGAGTCAATCTTG TATACAGGAAACCTGAAGATATGAATTACCACTCAGTTTGCCTGCATGTTCTTGCAGATTCCGTTCGCAG GTTTGATATTGGCATCCTGGTTTCTCTCTCTTGG CGTTAA
- the LOC105786180 gene encoding uncharacterized protein LOC105786180, with translation MEAATPNPNDVQVQHVTKKSSDELLRKFAELDDDDGGGNKGAAFTKELRVMVVKRRKRSGFPRSRRESLGHCESPSNNGTTGLVERKWLLPPPATRRSTFLKQLGIGRSQIRAREIRNRSIFGTIEKTWRKTIEGASKVFMEKHYNRHRRLINDVV, from the exons ATGGAAGCTGCTACTCCTAATCCTAATGATGTTCAAGTTCAACATGTTACTAAGAAATCGTCTGATGAGTTGCTGAGGAAGTTCGCTGAGctcgatgatgatgatggtggcGGTAATAAGGGGGCGGCTTTTACGAAAGAGTTAAGGGTAATGGTGGTGAAACGGCGGAAAAGGAGTGGGTTTCCCAGGTCCAGAAGGGAATCATTAGGTCACTGTGAGAGTCCTTCCAACAATGGTACCACCGGCTTAGTTGAGCGGAAATGGCTTCTTCCTCCGCCCGCCACACGCCGGTCTACTTTTCTTAAGCAACTTGGGATCGGAAGGTCGCAGATAAGAGCTAGGGAAATCAGGAACAGGTCCATCTTTGGCACCATTGAGAAG ACATGGCGCAAAACCATAGAAGGAGCTTCCAAAGTATTCATGGAGAAACATTATAATAGGCATAGGCGTTTGATTAATGATGTTGTCTAG